The Vibrio pomeroyi genome window below encodes:
- the gspI gene encoding type II secretion system minor pseudopilin GspI, producing the protein MKRNNRSPYRSRGMPLGSRRMALGSRGMTLLEVLVALAIFATAAISVIRAVTQHINTLSYLEEKTFAAMVVDNQMALVMLHPEKLKKTQGTQELAGREWFWKVTPIDTSDDLLKAFDVSAATSKQASPVVTVRSYVVN; encoded by the coding sequence ATGAAGAGGAATAACCGTTCTCCTTATCGCTCTCGTGGTATGCCCCTTGGTTCTCGAAGAATGGCACTTGGTTCTCGAGGAATGACTTTGCTTGAGGTGTTGGTTGCACTCGCTATTTTCGCTACCGCAGCGATCAGTGTGATTCGTGCTGTAACCCAGCACATCAACACACTCAGTTATCTCGAAGAAAAAACCTTCGCCGCTATGGTTGTCGATAATCAAATGGCCTTGGTGATGCTGCATCCTGAGAAACTCAAAAAAACGCAGGGTACGCAAGAGCTAGCGGGAAGAGAGTGGTTCTGGAAGGTGACACCGATTGATACCAGCGATGATTTATTAAAGGCGTTTGATGTGAGTGCTGCAACCAGTAAGCAAGCGTCCCCAGTCGTTACGGTGCGAAGCTATGTGGTTAACTAA
- the gspF gene encoding type II secretion system inner membrane protein GspF codes for MAAFEYKALDAKGKSKKGSIEADNARQARQRLKEQGLMPVEMTEAKAKTAKGSQPSTSFKRGISTPDLALITRQISTLVQSGMPLEECLKAVAEQSEKPRIRTMLLAVRSKVTEGYSLADSLSDYPHIFDELFRAMVAAGEKSGHLDAVLERLADYAENRQKMRSKLLQAMIYPVVLVVFAVTIVSFLLATVVPKIVEPIIQMGQELPQSTQFLLASSEFIQNWGIQLLLLIIAVIVLVKTALKKPGVRMSWDRKLLSIPLIGKIAKGINTSRFARTLSICTSSAIPILEGMKVAVDVMSNHHVKQQVLRASDSVREGASLRKALDQTKLFPPMMLHMIASGEQSGQLEQMLTRAADNQDQSFESTVNIALGIFTPALIALMAGLVLFIVMATLMPMLEMNNLMSG; via the coding sequence GGTAAAAGCAAAAAGGGCTCGATTGAGGCGGATAACGCTCGTCAGGCTCGCCAGCGTTTAAAAGAGCAGGGCTTGATGCCGGTCGAGATGACCGAAGCTAAAGCGAAAACAGCGAAGGGTTCACAGCCTTCGACCAGCTTTAAGCGTGGCATCAGCACGCCTGATCTTGCCTTGATTACACGTCAAATATCAACGCTTGTCCAATCGGGTATGCCGCTAGAAGAGTGCTTGAAGGCCGTTGCTGAGCAATCTGAAAAGCCACGTATTCGAACCATGCTATTGGCGGTTCGCTCTAAGGTTACCGAGGGCTACTCGCTAGCCGACAGCCTGTCTGATTACCCGCATATCTTCGATGAACTGTTTAGAGCCATGGTGGCGGCAGGTGAGAAGTCGGGGCACTTGGATGCGGTATTGGAGCGATTGGCCGATTACGCAGAAAACCGTCAGAAGATGCGCTCTAAACTCCTACAAGCGATGATCTACCCAGTGGTGCTGGTGGTGTTTGCGGTGACGATTGTTTCTTTCTTACTTGCGACCGTAGTGCCTAAGATCGTAGAGCCGATCATCCAAATGGGCCAAGAGCTACCTCAATCGACACAATTTTTATTAGCATCGAGTGAATTTATCCAGAATTGGGGCATCCAATTACTGTTGTTAATCATTGCTGTGATTGTTCTGGTTAAGACCGCGCTGAAAAAGCCGGGCGTTCGCATGAGTTGGGACCGCAAATTATTGAGCATTCCGCTGATCGGCAAGATAGCAAAAGGCATCAATACCTCTCGCTTTGCACGCACACTCTCAATCTGTACCTCGAGTGCGATTCCTATCCTTGAAGGGATGAAGGTCGCGGTTGACGTGATGTCGAATCACCATGTGAAGCAACAAGTATTACGGGCATCGGATAGTGTCAGAGAAGGGGCGAGCCTGCGTAAAGCCTTGGATCAAACCAAACTCTTCCCACCTATGATGCTGCATATGATTGCCAGTGGTGAGCAGAGTGGTCAATTGGAACAGATGCTGACAAGAGCAGCAGATAACCAAGACCAAAGCTTTGAGTCGACCGTGAATATCGCCCTAGGCATATTTACCCCAGCCCTTATCGCTTTGATGGCAGGCTTAGTGCTGTTCATTGTGATGGCGACTCTGATGCCGATGCTTGAAATGAACAATTTAATGAGCGGTTAA
- the gspG gene encoding type II secretion system major pseudopilin GspG — MKNKMKKQSGFTLLEVMVVVVILGVLASFVVPNLLGNKEKADQQKAITDIVALENALDMYKLDNSVYPTTDQGLDALVSKPSSPEPRNYRDGGYIKRLPNDPWGNEYQYLSPGDNGTIDIFTLGADGQEGGEGIAADIGNWNMQDFQ, encoded by the coding sequence ATGAAAAATAAAATGAAGAAACAATCAGGCTTTACCCTATTAGAAGTGATGGTTGTTGTGGTTATCCTTGGCGTATTGGCGAGCTTTGTTGTACCTAACCTATTGGGTAACAAAGAGAAGGCTGACCAACAAAAAGCCATCACTGATATCGTGGCGCTGGAGAACGCGCTAGATATGTACAAACTGGACAACAGCGTTTACCCAACAACGGATCAAGGTCTTGATGCATTGGTTTCTAAGCCAAGCAGCCCAGAGCCTCGTAACTACCGTGACGGTGGCTACATCAAGCGTCTACCAAACGACCCATGGGGTAACGAGTACCAATACCTAAGCCCTGGTGATAATGGCACTATCGATATCTTTACGCTTGGTGCTGATGGCCAAGAAGGTGGTGAAGGTATTGCTGCGGATATTGGCAACTGGAACATGCAAGACTTTCAATAA
- the gspJ gene encoding type II secretion system minor pseudopilin GspJ encodes MWLTKSVWSTKSVSFNKRVPRKQGLSSKGRGFTLIEVLVSIAIFATLSMAAYQVVNQVQRSNELSIERSARLNQLQRSLVILDNDFRQMAVRQFRTNGEEASSKLILMKEYLLDSDSVGIMFTRLGWHNPQQQFPRGEVTKVGYRIKEETLERVWWRYPDTPAGQEGVITPLLDDVEGFEIEFYDGSRWGKEWQTDKSLPKAVRLKLTLKDYGEIERVYLTPGGTLDQADDSSSSDSSGGSEGNNDSST; translated from the coding sequence ATGTGGTTAACTAAAAGCGTGTGGTCAACTAAGAGCGTGTCCTTTAATAAACGTGTGCCTCGTAAACAAGGTCTATCTTCAAAAGGGAGAGGCTTTACCTTAATTGAAGTCTTGGTCTCGATCGCTATCTTTGCCACATTGAGCATGGCGGCTTATCAGGTCGTAAATCAAGTTCAACGAAGTAACGAGCTATCAATCGAGCGCAGTGCCCGTTTGAATCAACTGCAACGTAGTTTGGTCATTTTAGATAATGATTTTCGCCAGATGGCAGTACGACAATTTCGTACCAATGGTGAAGAAGCATCATCTAAGCTGATACTAATGAAAGAGTATCTACTGGATTCCGACAGTGTTGGCATCATGTTTACTCGCCTTGGTTGGCATAACCCACAACAGCAGTTTCCTCGCGGAGAAGTCACCAAGGTTGGCTACCGCATCAAAGAAGAAACGCTTGAGCGTGTATGGTGGCGTTATCCAGATACCCCTGCAGGCCAAGAAGGAGTGATTACTCCGCTGCTTGATGATGTAGAAGGCTTTGAAATCGAGTTTTATGATGGGAGTCGCTGGGGCAAAGAGTGGCAAACCGACAAATCACTGCCTAAAGCGGTGAGACTCAAGCTGACACTGAAAGATTATGGTGAGATAGAACGTGTTTATCTTACTCCCGGTGGGACCCTAGATCAGGCTGATGATTCTTCAAGCAGTGACTCTTCAGGTGGTAGTGAGGGGAATAATGACTCATCGACCTAA
- the gspH gene encoding type II secretion system minor pseudopilin GspH translates to MKTKQTQPGFTLIEILLVLVLLSVTAVAVIATIPTNSKDVAKKYAQSFYQRVQLLNEEAILSGLDFGVRVDEKKSTYVLMTLKSDGWQETEFEKIPSSTELPEDLALTLTLGGGAWEDDDRLFNPGSLFDEDMFADLEEEKKPKPPQIYILSSAETTPFTLSFYPNTGDTVQDGWRIRVLDNGVIRLLEPGEEDEEE, encoded by the coding sequence GTGAAAACTAAGCAAACACAGCCAGGTTTCACCTTGATTGAGATTCTTTTGGTGCTGGTATTACTGTCAGTAACGGCGGTCGCGGTGATAGCGACCATTCCTACCAATAGTAAAGATGTTGCCAAAAAATACGCTCAAAGTTTTTATCAACGAGTTCAGCTACTCAATGAAGAAGCTATTTTAAGTGGCTTGGATTTTGGCGTTCGTGTTGATGAAAAGAAATCGACTTACGTTCTGATGACTTTGAAGTCTGATGGTTGGCAAGAAACTGAGTTCGAAAAGATCCCTTCTTCCACTGAATTACCAGAAGACCTTGCACTGACGCTGACTCTCGGCGGTGGCGCTTGGGAAGACGACGATCGCCTTTTTAATCCGGGAAGCTTATTTGATGAAGATATGTTTGCTGATCTTGAAGAGGAAAAGAAGCCGAAGCCACCGCAGATCTACATCTTGTCGAGTGCTGAAACAACACCTTTTACGCTCTCTTTCTACCCAAATACGGGTGACACAGTACAAGATGGTTGGCGTATTCGCGTGTTAGACAATGGTGTCATTCGATTACTTGAACCAGGAGAAGAAGATGAAGAGGAATAA